In Paracoccus contaminans, the genomic stretch CGGCATCGACCCGGCGGGCGCGACGCTGGTCGTGGTCGGGCATGGCTCGTCCAGGTCCGGCGCCTCGGCCGATGCGACGCGCGCCTTTGCCGCGGCGATCCCGCACGGCTTTGCGCGCGTCCTGACCGGCTTTCTGGAAGAGGCGCCCTTCCTGCACGATCTGGCGCCGGACGGCCCGGCGGTCTGCCTGCCCTTCTTCGCCACCAACGGCAGCCACATGACCTGCGACATCCCCGAGGGCTGGCAGCGGATCGGCGCGCCGGGGCCGATCGCCCCGGCGATCGGGACCACCGATCCCATCCCGGCGCTGATCGCGGCGGCCCTGCGCGCCTAAAAGCCCCGCCGCGCCAGCATCCGCGCCAGCGCCCGGTCGATCGCCGCATAAAGCGCCAGCGACAGCGCGACCACGACGATCAGCGCGGCGAACATCAGGTCGGTCTTCATCCGGCCATTCGCCTGGATCATCAGCGCGCCCAGCCCGCGCGCGCCCCCGACCCATTCCCCGATCACCGCCCCGACCGGCGCATAGATCGCCCCCAGCCGCAGCCCCGATGCCAGCCGCGGCAGCGCCGCGGGCAGGCGCAGATGGAGCAGCATCGCCCAGCGGCCCGCGGCCATTACCCGCGCCACGTCCATCTGCGCCTGCGGCGGCGACATCAGCCCGTCGTAAAGGGCCTGCGCTACGGGGACAAAGACGATCAGCACCACCATCGCCACCTTGGGCGCAAGGCCGAAACCCAGCCACAGCGTCAGGATGGGCGCCAGCGCAAAGACCGGGATCACCTGGCTGACGATCAGCAGCGGCGACAGCGCACGCCCGACCCCCCGCCAGGCCCCCATCGCCAGCGCCACCCCGACCCCGAGTGCCGCGCCCAGCGCGAGGCCGGCCAGCGTCTCGCCGGCCGTCAGGGCGGCGGCGGCGGCGATTTCCGCCCAGCTTGCCCACAGCGCCCCGGCCACGCGCAGCGGGCCGGGCAGCAGATAGGGCGGCAGCCCCGTCAGCCACACCGCCCCCTGCCACAAGGCCAGCGCGGCAATGATCCCCAGCACCGCCCGCATCATCCGATCAGCCGGCGCATCAGGGCGGCCTGGGCATCCAGAACCTCGGGGGCGTCATGGGGGCGCGGGACGGGACCGGGCGGCGGCGGATGGTCAGACAGCCCGGCCGGGGTCAGCACCACGATGCGCTGTCCCAGGCGCGCCGCCTCGGCCGGATCATGGGTGACGACCAGCACCGTCCGGCCCGCCAGCAGCCGCACGGCCATGTCGCCGATATCCAGCCGCAGCCGCGCATCGAGGGCCGAGAACGGCTCGTCCAGCAGGACCAGCGGCCGGTCCTCGGCCAGGGTGCGGGCCAGGGCCACCCGCTGGCGCTGGCCCCCCGACAGCTGCGCGGGCAGGCGCCGCTCGAGCCCGGTCAGCCCGACCGCGCCGATCAGCGCCGCGATGCGCGCAGGCTCTGCCGCCTCGCCCCGCAGCCGCGCGCCAAGGCCCACATTGGCGGCCACGTCCAGCCAGGGGAACAGCCCGGCATCCTGGCCCATCAGGGCCGCGGGTGCGCTCAACACCTCGCCGTCAAAGGCAACGCCGGTCGGCAATCCCGCCAGCAGCCGCAGCAGTGTCGATTTCCCCGCCCCCGAGGCGCCCAGCAGGCAGCTCACGCGCCCCTTTTCAAGCATCAGCGACAGGGGGGCGAATAGGCCCGGCACGGTGCCGCGCACGCCGATCTTCGGTCCTGAAATATCCCCGCCGGAGGCATGGGCCGAGCCGTTCATGCCCGCCCCAGCCCCCAGAACGCGGCCTCGAGGCGGGTGGCGGTTTCAAAGCGGGCGGCCAGCGCATCCCAGCGCGGCAGCTTGCGCGCCCCCTCGCCCAGCCGGTCGGCAACGGCCTCGTCGATCAGCGTGCCGACCGCGCGGCAGGTCTGCTGATAGTCTGCCGACGCATAGGCCTCGATCCAGTCCCGATAGGGCGTGCCCGGCGCCGCCGCGCCGGCCAGCCGCAGCCCGATCTCGCCATAGCCCAGCACGCAGGGGGCCAGCGCCGCCAGCAGGTCGAGAAAATCGCCCGAATACCCCGCCTCGAGGACATAGCGCGTATAGGCGAGGTTCTCGGGGGCCTCCTCGGCCGCAGTCAGTTCGGATTGGGCGATGCCCGCCTCGGCGCAGATGCGCACATGCAGGGCCATTTCCCCCTCCACCAGCGCATGCACCGTCCCGGCGCAGGCCCGCATCTCGTCCAGGGTGCCGGCCTTGACCACTGCCAGCGCCCAGGCGCGGCTGAAATGGATCAGGAACAGGTAATCCTGCACCAGATAGCGCAGGAAGGCCGGGCGGGGCAGGGTGCCGTCGGCCATCCCCTCGACGAAGGCATGGCGGGTATAGGCCCGCCACGGGCCGGGGCAGGCCGCGCGCCAGGCGGCAAAGCTGCGGCCGTAATCGGGGCCGCTCATGGCGCCGCGCCAGGGTCGATGGCCAGCCGGTCGACGGCCAGCGCCTCGGGCACCAGCCCGGCATCGACCAGAAACGCCTCGAAGCGGGCATAGCGGCCACTGTCCAGCGCCGCGGGCGAGATCGCGAAACGCCCGAAGGTGTCCTTCCATGCGGCGGTGTTCAGCTCGTCCCCCAGATCGGGCGCGTGGGCGGCGAACAGGCTGCGCGCCTCCTCGGGATGGTTCAGCATGAACTGCGTCCCCCGCTCGAGCGCCGCCATGAAACGGTTGATCCTGTCCCGTTCCGGGCCCTCGGCCTTCAGCCTGTCGCGGTTGGCGATCAGGATCAGTTCGTCATAGGCGGGCAGGCCCTCTTCCTCGACATAAAAGCAGCGCCCCTCGGACCCGGCCATGCGCATCTGCGTCAGTTCAAAGTTGCGATAGCCGCCGATGGTGGCGTCCACCTGCCCGCTCAGCAGCGCCGGGGTCAGCGACCAGTTGACATGGACCATCTGCACGTCATCCAGCGTCAGGCCGGCCCTGTCCAGCAGCGCCGCGACGATGGCCTGTTCGACACCTGCGACGGAAAAGCCGATCTTGCGCCCCTTGAGGTCGGCGATGGATTTCACCGGCCCGTCCGCCCTGACCATCAGGCAGTTCAGCGGCGTACCCACCAGCGTGCCCACGCGCACCAGCGGCAGGCCCTCATGCACCTGCAGATGCAGCTGCGGCTGATAGCTCACCGCCAGGTCGGCCTTGCCGGCCGCCACCAGCCGGGGCGGGTCGGCTGGATCGGCAGGCGCGACGATTTCGACATCAAGGCCGGCATCGCGGAAGAACCCCTTGTCCTGCGCGATGACGATGGGGGCATGATCGGGGTTCACGAACCAGTCGAGCATCAGCGTCAGCTTGTCGGCAGCTGCCGCCGGCGAGGCGAGCGCGATCAGCGCCGCGGTCAAAAGATGTTTCATGGCGTCTCTCCGGTGGCGATCAGGACGATGTCGTTGGGATGGCGCGCGGCAATGGCGCGCGCGGCCCGCCAGGCGCGCAGGCCCGACCGGCAGGCCAGCACGACGCGCCGTCCGGGCGGCGGGTCGGGCGGGGCATCGGCGCTGGCGCGCAGGGCCGCGGGATGGACGGGGGCCGGCGCCTCGTCGGTGCCGCGCAGGTCCAGCGTCCAGTCATCCGCGCCGATGGCGGCGGCGTCGATGAAGGTAAAGCCGCCCCCGGCTTCGGCTGCGCCGTCAAAGCGGAACCCGCCCCAGCGCAGCCCCGGCCCCAGCGTGACCAGCTGCCCCAGCGGCGAAGGGGCCAGCCCCAGCAGCACCGCCAGGGCCATCTGCGCCTGCGCCGCGCCCAGCATCCCCACGACCGGCCCCATGACCCCGGCGCTGGCGCAGGTGGCGGCACGGTCGGGCAGATCGGGAAACACCGCCCGCAGGCTGGGCGCGGAGCCGCAGAACCCCCCTGCATAGCCCCCGAGCCCCAGCGCCGAGGCAGAGAGCAGCGCCACCCCCGCATCGCGGCAGGCGTCCGACAGGATATAGCTGACGGCAAAGCTGTCGGCGCAGTCCAGCACCACATCCTTGCCCGCGACAAGGGCCGCGGCATTGCCCGGACGCACCCATTCGGCACGCGCATCGACCTGCACCGCGCTGTCGAGCGCGGCGACGAAGGCGGCAGCGGACTGCGCCTTGCCCCATCCGACCCGGCCGGCATGGATGGGCTGGCGGTGCAGGTTCCCCGGCTCGACCCGGTCGGGATCGACGATGGTCAGCGACCCGATGCCCGCACCGGCCAGATACATGATCGCCGGCGATCCCAGACCGCCCGCACCGACGATCAGGACATGGGCGCGGGCAAGGCGGGCCTGCCCCTGCGGCCCCACTTCGGGCAGCGCGATCTGGCGGGTATGGCGTTCAGTCATCGAGCCGGTCCCTGCATTCTTCTGCACTCAAATATCCCGGGGTCCGGGGCAGCGCCCCGGTCCGGCCTCGCCCACGGCAGCCAGCCAGGCGCGCATCCGGTCCTCGGGATCGGGGTTCAGCGTGATGTCGGTGACGGCGGCAACCAGATCGGCCCCGGCGGCCAGTGCCGCACAGCCCCGCTCGGGCGTCAGCCCCCCGATGGCGCAGAGCGGCACGTCGCCGATGCGGCGTTTCCATTCCGTGACGCGCTCAAGCCCCTGCGGCGCCCAGGGCATCTGTTTCAGGATCGTCGGCCAGACCGGCCCCAGCGCGACATAGTCGGGCCGCACCGACAGCGCCCTTTCCAACTCGGCGTCATCATGCGTGGATACCCCCAGGCGCAGCCCTGCGGCGCGGATGGCGGGCAGGTCGGCGCCGTCCAGATCCTCTTGTCCCAGATGCAGCCAGTCGCAGCCCAGATCGATCGCGAGTTGCCAGTGGTCGTTGACGACAAGGATCGCCCCGGCGGCGCGGGCCATGTCGCGGGCGCGGGTTATTTCGGCGCGCAAGGTCGCCTCGTCGGCGTCCTTGATGCGCAGCTGCACCATCCGCACCCCGGCCGCCAGCGCCCGCGCCACCCAGCCGGCAGAGTCAAAGACAGGATAAAAGCGCGGCAGGCTCATCGGGCGCACCCGGCCGCGCCGCCGCAGCGGGGGTTTTCCACCCCCGCACCCCCGGAGGATATTTGCGTGCAGAAGAATGGGATCATGTCAGGAATGCCTTGCCGATCACGGGGGTCGAGGGTGTCGCCATCTGCCGCGGCTCGATCGGGTCGGCGAGGAATGCGGCGCGGCCCGCCTCGGCGGCCAGCGCCATCGCGCGGGCCATCGCCGCCGGATCGCCCGCACGGGCGACCGCTGTGTTCAGCAGGATCGCGTCAAAGCCCAGCTCCATCGCCGCAGCCGCATGGCTGGGCAGGCCGATGCCTGCATCCACGACCAGCGGCACGTCGGGGAAGGCTGCCCGCAAGGCCCGCAGCCCATGCGGGTTGTTCAGGCCCAGGCCCGAGCCGATGGGCGCGCCCCAGGGCATCAGCACCTCGCAGCCCGCATCCAGCAGGCGGCCGCAGACGGACAGATCCTCGGTGCAGTAGGGAAAGACCCTGAAGCCCTGCGCCGTCAATTCGCGCGCCGCCTCGACCAGCCCGAACAGGTCGGGGGACAAAAGGTCGGTATGGCCGATGACCTCGAGCTTGATCCAGGGCGTGCCCAGCAGCTCGCGCGCCATCTGCGCGGTCGTGATCGCCTCGCGCGCGGTATGGCAGCCTGCGGTGTTGGGCAGCAGGGGGACGCCAAGCCCCTCGATCAGGCGCAGGAAATCCTGCCCGCCCCCCGCCTCGCGGCGCAGGGATACAGTCGCGATCCCCGCGCCCGAGGCGCGGAACGCCTCGGCCAGGATCGCGGGGCTGGGATATTGCGCCGTGCCCAGCATCAGGGGCGAGGCGATCTCGGTTCCGTAAAAGACCGGCATCTCAGCCCCCCTGCATCGGCGCGACGATTTCCAGCGCGTCGCCCGGCGACAGCGCGGTCCCGGCGCGGGCGGCGGCGGGGACGAAGGCGCCGTTCAGCGCGGTGGCGACCCGCGCCTCGGCCAGCCCCTCGGCCGCCAGCGCCTCGGCCACGGTCGCGGCCTCGATCTCGCGCCGCTCACCGTTGATCGTCAGTTTCATGCCAGAACTCCGGTTTTGCGCCTGTTTCGATGTGATCGGCCATCTGCATCGCAACCGCCGGGGCAAGCAGATAGCCATGGCGGTACAGCCCGTTGGCGTAGAGCCGCCCCCCCGCGCGGCCGATGCGGGGCAGGTTGTCGGGAAAGGCGGGCCGGGCGTCGGCGCCCAGCTCGACGATCTCGGCCTCGCCGAATGCGGGATGCAGCGCATAGGCGGCGCTGAGCAGTTCCAGCACCGAACGGGCGGTGACGACGCCGCGCCGGTCTGATTCGATCATCGTCGCGCCCAGCATGTAAAGGCCGCCCCCCCGCGGGACGAGATAGATCGGCACGCGCGGGTGCAGCAGGCGGACGGGCCGCGACAGCGTCACCTCGGGGCAGCGCAGGACCAGCATCTCGCCCCGGACGCCGCGCAGGTCGGGCAGGATGTCGCGCGCGGCAAGGCCGCGGCAGTCGATGACCTGGCCGGGGCCGGCGGGCGGGGCTGCGGCCACGGTGATGCCGCGCCGCGCAAGCCCGCCATGCAGCGCCGCCAGCGCCGCGCGCGGGTCCAGATGCGCCTCGGCCGGAAAGAACAGGGCGCGGTCAAAGCGGCCGGCCATATCAGGCTCCAGCGCCGCCAGCGGGTCCGCGCCGATGACCTCGAACCCTTCGGTGCGGCGGGCAAAGCGGTCCAGCTCGCGCCGGTCGCGGGCCGGGGTCACGACCAGCGTGCCGGCGCGGGTGACGCCGCCTGCATGGCGGTCCCACCAGTCGATCGCGGCGCGGCCGTAGCGCAGGACGGGTTCCTCGGCATTCTCGAATTCGCAGCAGGGGGCCAGCATGCCGCCCGCCCACCAGGAACAGCCATGCCCGCCGGGGACGGGGTGGGGATCGACCAGGTGGACATCGGCACCGCGCGCCGCCAGTTCGGTTGCCAAGGCCAGGCCCAGAACGCCCGCGCCAAGGATGGTCACGCGGCTCATGCCGGCCACCACTGATGAAAATGATGAACCGGCCCGTGGCCGCTGCCGATGCGCAGCCGGTCTGCGGCAAGGATGGCGCCATGCAGCCAGCCATGCGCGCGTTCCACCGCCGCCGGGACCGCCATCCCCTGTGCCAGCCCCGCCGCGATGGCCGAGGACAGGGTGCAGCCGGTGCCATGGGTATTGCGCGTGGCGAGGCGGGGGGCGGCATGGTCGCGGCGTTCCGGGCCGACCAGCCGGTCGGTGCAGATCGCCCCCCCGGCATGGCCGCCCTTCATCAGCACCCATCGCGGGCCGAGCGCAAGCAGCGCCTTTCCCTGCGCCAGCACCTCGGCCTCATCTTCGGCGGGGGCGCGGCCGAGCAGCCTGGCGGCCTCGGGCAGGTTCGGGGTCAGGACGGTGGCCTGCGGCAGAAGGCGGTCCTTCAGGGCGGCGATGGCCTCGTCCTCGATCAACGGGTCGCCGGACTTGGCGATCATCACCGGGTCCAGCACCACGGGCAGCCCGCGCCCGGCCAGCGCGTCGGCGACCGCCCGTGCCGCTTCGGCCGAGCCGAGCATCCCGATCTTGACCGCGCGCACATCGAGATCGTCCAGCACCGCCCTGATCTGGGCATGGATCATCTGCGGGGGAATGGCATGGACCGCCGCGACTGTGCGGGTGTTCTGCGCCGTCACCGCGGTCAGCACGCTGGCGCCATAGACCCCAAGCGCCGAAAAGGTCTTGAGATCGGCCTGGATGCCGGCGCCGCCGCCGCTGTCGGACCCCGCGATGGTCAGGGCTATCGCCATGTCGTCCCCCACAGCCAGTGGGTCAGGCGGATGGGGGCAGGGGGGCCGCGCGTCCGCGCGACATGGCCCGTTCCCTTCGCCGGCATGACCCGGATCAGGTTCGATGGGTGCTGTGCCTGGCACATCTCAGCCCCGCGCGGGGCGCCCCAACGAGCATTACCATGAAAGGTAGCATCCCCCGCAGGGGATGCAAGAGGGGCATGCCCGCCCGGGCAGCGGATCGGCGCCGCTGCGCGGCGCTTAGAGCCCCAGCGCCCGATAGGATGCGGCGATCCGCCCGATCGCCACCATGTAGGCGGCGGTGCGCAGATCGGGCACCCGGCCATCATCCTCCATCACGGCGAACATCTGCTGGAACGCGCCCCGCATGGTGTCATCCAGCCCCGAGCGCACCAGTTCCAGCTCGTCCGCGCCCCGCAGGTATTTCTGCTTGAAGCCTTCCGACAGCGTCCAGCCAAGCCCCTTGTCGGCCGACAGCCGTTCCAGCTCGTCGATGATCAGGCGGTGGCGCGCCTCCTCCTGCCGGCGCTCCATCCGGCCAAAGCTGATATGGCCGAGGTTCTTGACCCATTCGAAA encodes the following:
- a CDS encoding ABC transporter permease codes for the protein MRAVLGIIAALALWQGAVWLTGLPPYLLPGPLRVAGALWASWAEIAAAAALTAGETLAGLALGAALGVGVALAMGAWRGVGRALSPLLIVSQVIPVFALAPILTLWLGFGLAPKVAMVVLIVFVPVAQALYDGLMSPPQAQMDVARVMAAGRWAMLLHLRLPAALPRLASGLRLGAIYAPVGAVIGEWVGGARGLGALMIQANGRMKTDLMFAALIVVVALSLALYAAIDRALARMLARRGF
- a CDS encoding ABC transporter ATP-binding protein, with product MNGSAHASGGDISGPKIGVRGTVPGLFAPLSLMLEKGRVSCLLGASGAGKSTLLRLLAGLPTGVAFDGEVLSAPAALMGQDAGLFPWLDVAANVGLGARLRGEAAEPARIAALIGAVGLTGLERRLPAQLSGGQRQRVALARTLAEDRPLVLLDEPFSALDARLRLDIGDMAVRLLAGRTVLVVTHDPAEAARLGQRIVVLTPAGLSDHPPPPGPVPRPHDAPEVLDAQAALMRRLIG
- the tenA gene encoding thiaminase II; translated protein: MSGPDYGRSFAAWRAACPGPWRAYTRHAFVEGMADGTLPRPAFLRYLVQDYLFLIHFSRAWALAVVKAGTLDEMRACAGTVHALVEGEMALHVRICAEAGIAQSELTAAEEAPENLAYTRYVLEAGYSGDFLDLLAALAPCVLGYGEIGLRLAGAAAPGTPYRDWIEAYASADYQQTCRAVGTLIDEAVADRLGEGARKLPRWDALAARFETATRLEAAFWGLGRA
- a CDS encoding ABC transporter substrate-binding protein; protein product: MKHLLTAALIALASPAAAADKLTLMLDWFVNPDHAPIVIAQDKGFFRDAGLDVEIVAPADPADPPRLVAAGKADLAVSYQPQLHLQVHEGLPLVRVGTLVGTPLNCLMVRADGPVKSIADLKGRKIGFSVAGVEQAIVAALLDRAGLTLDDVQMVHVNWSLTPALLSGQVDATIGGYRNFELTQMRMAGSEGRCFYVEEEGLPAYDELILIANRDRLKAEGPERDRINRFMAALERGTQFMLNHPEEARSLFAAHAPDLGDELNTAAWKDTFGRFAISPAALDSGRYARFEAFLVDAGLVPEALAVDRLAIDPGAAP
- a CDS encoding HesA/MoeB/ThiF family protein — its product is MTERHTRQIALPEVGPQGQARLARAHVLIVGAGGLGSPAIMYLAGAGIGSLTIVDPDRVEPGNLHRQPIHAGRVGWGKAQSAAAFVAALDSAVQVDARAEWVRPGNAAALVAGKDVVLDCADSFAVSYILSDACRDAGVALLSASALGLGGYAGGFCGSAPSLRAVFPDLPDRAATCASAGVMGPVVGMLGAAQAQMALAVLLGLAPSPLGQLVTLGPGLRWGGFRFDGAAEAGGGFTFIDAAAIGADDWTLDLRGTDEAPAPVHPAALRASADAPPDPPPGRRVVLACRSGLRAWRAARAIAARHPNDIVLIATGETP
- a CDS encoding thiamine phosphate synthase; the protein is MSLPRFYPVFDSAGWVARALAAGVRMVQLRIKDADEATLRAEITRARDMARAAGAILVVNDHWQLAIDLGCDWLHLGQEDLDGADLPAIRAAGLRLGVSTHDDAELERALSVRPDYVALGPVWPTILKQMPWAPQGLERVTEWKRRIGDVPLCAIGGLTPERGCAALAAGADLVAAVTDITLNPDPEDRMRAWLAAVGEAGPGRCPGPRDI
- a CDS encoding thiazole synthase, translated to MPVFYGTEIASPLMLGTAQYPSPAILAEAFRASGAGIATVSLRREAGGGQDFLRLIEGLGVPLLPNTAGCHTAREAITTAQMARELLGTPWIKLEVIGHTDLLSPDLFGLVEAARELTAQGFRVFPYCTEDLSVCGRLLDAGCEVLMPWGAPIGSGLGLNNPHGLRALRAAFPDVPLVVDAGIGLPSHAAAAMELGFDAILLNTAVARAGDPAAMARAMALAAEAGRAAFLADPIEPRQMATPSTPVIGKAFLT
- the thiS gene encoding sulfur carrier protein ThiS, with amino-acid sequence MKLTINGERREIEAATVAEALAAEGLAEARVATALNGAFVPAAARAGTALSPGDALEIVAPMQGG
- a CDS encoding FAD-dependent oxidoreductase is translated as MSRVTILGAGVLGLALATELAARGADVHLVDPHPVPGGHGCSWWAGGMLAPCCEFENAEEPVLRYGRAAIDWWDRHAGGVTRAGTLVVTPARDRRELDRFARRTEGFEVIGADPLAALEPDMAGRFDRALFFPAEAHLDPRAALAALHGGLARRGITVAAAPPAGPGQVIDCRGLAARDILPDLRGVRGEMLVLRCPEVTLSRPVRLLHPRVPIYLVPRGGGLYMLGATMIESDRRGVVTARSVLELLSAAYALHPAFGEAEIVELGADARPAFPDNLPRIGRAGGRLYANGLYRHGYLLAPAVAMQMADHIETGAKPEFWHETDDQR
- the thiD gene encoding bifunctional hydroxymethylpyrimidine kinase/phosphomethylpyrimidine kinase; its protein translation is MAIALTIAGSDSGGGAGIQADLKTFSALGVYGASVLTAVTAQNTRTVAAVHAIPPQMIHAQIRAVLDDLDVRAVKIGMLGSAEAARAVADALAGRGLPVVLDPVMIAKSGDPLIEDEAIAALKDRLLPQATVLTPNLPEAARLLGRAPAEDEAEVLAQGKALLALGPRWVLMKGGHAGGAICTDRLVGPERRDHAAPRLATRNTHGTGCTLSSAIAAGLAQGMAVPAAVERAHGWLHGAILAADRLRIGSGHGPVHHFHQWWPA